A region of the Panthera leo isolate Ple1 chromosome F2, P.leo_Ple1_pat1.1, whole genome shotgun sequence genome:
gggattaagaggtacaaacttctacagtgacatgcaaaagaatgaacctggaccactttcttacaccatacacaaaaataaactcaaaatggatgaaagacctaaatgtaagacaggaagccatcaaaatcctcaaggagaaagcaggcaaaaaactctttgatcttggtgacagcaacttcttactcaacatgtttccggaggcaagggaaacaaaagcaaaatttattttgatgggacctcatcaaaataaaaagcttctgcacagcaaaggaaacaatcagcaaaaccaaaaggcaactgacagaatgggagaagatatttgcaaatgatatgtcagataaagggttagtatccaaaatctataaagaacttatcaaactcaacacccaaaaaaacaaataatccagtgaagaaatgggcaaaagacttgaatagacacttctccaaagaagacatccagatcggtaaccgacacatgaaaaaatgctcaacatcactcatcatcagggaaatacaaatcaaaaccaccttccacctgtcggaatggctaacattaacaactcaggcaacaacagatgttggcgaggatgcagagaaagaggatctcttttctattgttggtggcaatgcaagctggtgcagccactctgtcaaacagtatggaggttcctcaaaaaactaaaactagaactaccctacgagccagcagttgcactactaggcatttatccatgggatacaggtgtgctgtttcgaagggacacatgcacccccatgtttatagcagcactatcaacaatagccaaagtatggaaagagcccaaatgcccactgatgggtgaatggataaagatgtggtatatatacaatggagtactactcggcaatcaaaaagaatgaaatcttgccatttgcaactacgtggatggaactggagggtattatgttaagcgaaattagtcagagaaagacaaaaatcatatgatttcactcatatgaggactttaagagacgcaacagatgaacataagggaagggaaacaaaaataatataaaaacagggaggggacaaaacagaagagactcataaatatggagaacaaactgagggttgctggaggggttgtgggaggggggatgggctaaatgggtaagaggcactaaggaatctactcctgaaatcattgttgcagtatatgctaaccaatttggatgtaaattttaaaaaattaaaaaaatttttaaaaaagaggtacaaacttctagttgtaaaataagtcatgggactGTAATATATGCCATAGGGAATATAGTGAATAATGCTGTAGCAACTTTTTATAATGACAGATAATAGACCTATCAAGGTGATCactttgtaatatataaaaatatagaatcattgtgttgtacacctgacactaatattgtatgtcaattataattcaatttttaagaacACTTGTTAGAGAATGAAATACTTACTACTTAactatataaaaaacaaattttcttcatttgttaaattGGAAAATCTTACCATCAGTAAATCTTGAGCTCTTAGATGTCAGTTATGAGGGCTTCCAAACAAGAAAATCTTTCACTCTGCCTTTAAAATTCATGCCAAAGTAATACCACTTAAAGAGAAACGTGCAGCAGCACGTGACTGCTAAAATCGGAAAGGTACATAAAGCACATGCTGCAGGGATTATTTCTAACATATGAAAAGGCCTAAATCACTTCGAATTTCCTCCAGCTTTCCAAATAATAGTAATTTCAATATCCTTGTTTTCTCCAGCTAGTCTCGGAACTGAGGAATCTTCCCAAAATCgggttttttaaaatgcagtgtaAGCCGCAGCGCTGTCATTGACTTCCCCAAGGTGCTGTCGGCGGGTGGGTGGTTAACGGTCTCACCAGGGCGTCCTTTGGCCCCGCTCGTCCCTCCCCGACCTTCCCAAGGCCAGGCTGGCGGCGGCCCGGGGTCGCCTCGGTTCCGCCGCCACGGCTCAGGGCCCAGAACGCCACCGAGAGGCCGAGGGCGGGTGGGCGTCACCAGGAGCGGAGCGAGCGGGCAAGAGGCCGGCTTAGGGGCCCCTCTCTAGTCCCAGCACCTAGAAAGCAAAGTGGGCCCCGGGCCGGCGGACGACCAGACGCCCGCTAGCGGGCACACACCTGGGCCCCCCACTCCCGCCCACCTGGAGACCGAGGCACGCCCGCACCGACCGGGCCGCGGGGCCAGGCGGGAGGGGAGACAGGCAGCCGCCGCTGGGTGCGTCAGGCAGGAGCCGCCGCCTCGCCCCCAGGGATGCCCGGCTATGGCAACCCCCACGCCACGTTCGCGTGGGGCCGCCGAGATTCCCTCCTTCAGTTTGAACTGCCCGCCCTGAGTAACCGCTACGCGCCGCCGCGCCGCCCCGCCTCGCCCCGCGCCGCCCCTTCATCCAGCTCCGCGACGCCCCCGCCGGCCGCCCAGCGATCCGCAGGCTCTGGTCCGGCTTCTCCCAGAGGAGTCTCGTCCTTTTCCCACCCTTCCACCCCCACCACAAGCGCAGCCGGGCTTTCTAACTTCatgggctctgtctctccccattctCACTTTGGGAAGCATTGTGTATCCAAGCTACTAGGTCCTGCAGCGAGATGCCAATAAACATAATGTAGGTGAATGTTTGCTTGACAATGTTTCCGAGATAATCAGGTATAAAAAGCAGGTTACAAACCAAACGACGCCTTTTAGAAGTATAGATACACACAGGATATAGATATACACAGGATGAGGTCGGAACGGTATGACTTTACAGTATCTATATGGGATTATGCTTGATTATGCTGGACGGGATGTTTTATATTACTCATTGGGCACCTATTCTATGCCAGGCTCCATCCTTCTGCTCTTGGCAGCTTCATACTAGTCTCCTTTATCTGGCTGTTTTCCCCTCTGTCTTTTCCCTACATGAGGCATCCTACCTCAGcattttatggggggggggggggggggaggggggctttaCCATTATGTGCTTACATAATTCTCATGCAGAGTTTCACCCATTACTTTTAAGCCCGTAATAGCAGCTACCACCACTCTCCTCCAACTGGACATTTCTGTATCTGGATGCCCTTTAGCCATCCAAAATGGAACATATCCAAAGTCAAACTCACTAACACCTATTAAGCTCTGCTCTATGTGCCAATCACTGGGCTAGGTACTGGGAAAGCAAAGATGAGTACACCACAGTCACTGGCCTTAAGGGGTTCACAAGTGCTGTAAGGGAGGAACAGTAGTAGTACTAAGGAAAGAGGACCAACTAACCCTAAGGAAGAAGAGGGGGGTGGAACTAACTTTATAAAGACCATGACTTTGGGATGGATTTTGAAGCACAAGTGGCAATTTAAAAGTCAGACAACAGGTGATTGCAATCTCAAAACAAAATGTACAAGAGCAGGAAAATTGAAACAGTTGGGAAAACTATAGTTTGTTATAGCTAGAAACTAAGACTAATTTGAGGAAAGACCGAAGAAAATTCTTGAGAAGGGGAAGAAGCCAAGTCATAGAGAATTTTGGATGCATTTAAGAGAAGTTTATCCTCTAGGCCATGCagagcattttagaaagatcactcccATGGCAGAgtggagaacagaaggaaaagaagtgagGGTGGTTGCAAGGAGACCACTTAGGAAGCTACTACATTACTCTGGAAGCCAGTGGGCCTGAAGAACCTGAATTCAGCATATTCAGTTAGCAGAATCAactgcatggggtggggggagcacagagaacaggtttggaagaaaataaattgaatttagtATGTGGTTAGGGGACCTCGGTAGCTTAGTTggtgttaagcatccgacttcagctcaggtcatgatttcacagttcatgggtttgagccttgtgtcgggctctgtgccgatagctcagagtctggagcctgcttcgaattctgtgtctccccctctctctgcccctcccctgtttgcactctgtctctctctctcaaaaataaacaaacattaaaaaaaattttaggggcgcctgggtggcgcagtcggttaagcgtccgacttcagccaggtcacgatctcgcggtctgtgagttcgagccccgcgtcaggctctgggctgatggctcggagcctggagcctgtttccgattctgtgtctccctctctctctgcccctcccccgttcatgctctgtctctctctgtcccaaaaaaaaaaaaaaaaaaaaaaaaaaaaaaaaaaattttagtatgaGGTTGTTGTTTGAGGTACCTGTAGGACTTAAGATAAGGAATTGATGAATTACATATGCTTCAAGATAGCACCTCTCTGAAGCTGCCCCCATACACCCAGGTAGAGTGAATAGTCCTCTCTCTAGCTCTTCAAACAAATCTCTATGACAGCCATTTTGCCTTTCTCCACACAACATTTGCAATCCTCTGCTGAATTTTCTCCATGTAGTTTATCACCTTctaaaataccatattatttacTTATCTTGTTTAATGTCTGCTCCCCACTCCTACTTTAATGTAAACAGGGCAGGGAATCTTGcctatggttttaaaaaattcacacagTCCCAAACACCATTTAAACGctgcccttttctttctctggttaatttatttttttcagatattacGACTGAAGAGCAGAAAAGTATATAACTCCCTTCTATCATTCAAAGAATAATctttacctccccccccccaccaaaagtGCAAAAAGGAACCGAGTTACATGTAGCTTGTCCTGACTTTACTCACATACCCCAAATATAAGTCACTCACATTTTCCTATTCTTTACCCACCACAGTCCTTGgcctttttgtttccctttctggaTTGGATGTCATCCCATTTCTTACCTCAGTAGTCTAAACCCATCTATTTCCCACAAGATCTAATTCTTCTTTTGGGGACCATCCAGCAAAACATAATGAAAGACTTTTCCAATCACCAAGACATTCAAGCTATGCaggtatatttaaaagaataagatcaaagaaaatgaaaaacagagattCAGGAGGAATATAGCAACTTGCATCTTCACAACCATATTACAAGGAGTTAAAAGCACTAGTATCCAAGATAACAAGACATCCACCCTCATTGGGAGAAGGCAGTACAGCGGTATCTGGCGCATATTAAGTGCTCAAGAAAAGTTAGCTGTTACCAATGATATAGCTTCCACTGACCACGCTCCCTACTGATCCTAAAACTATCAGTTCCTGCTAATTGGAAAAAGGGTTTTGGAGTGAGAACTAGCATCTACATGGGCTCTTGTTGAAATTCTGGATTTCCTTGACACCACTTGTAATTAATCTAGCCTTCCATAGGGTCCCAAGACCCATTTGTGTTCTACATGTGTTGATCCATTTTGATCTCCATAGACTGTGTTATGTGCCAGAATCATCTTGATACCTCAACAGGAGAGTCAGAATCCAGGAAAGTTTGCAATGATTTGTTAAACTTTCTGGATCACTCCATTATCTTTCTCTTATGATAACaatagttttatttaataattcttgTAGTAAAGCCTATTTTGACTGTTGTATTGAATTACCTTCTTCTCTTTGGTTGAGAGGAGAGATATTTTGTAAGAGAGCTAATGATCAAAATATTTATGCTGTATGTCAGCCTGTCTGTgaaggaagaagcaggaaaatcCATTGttttcctggaaattaaaaaactgGCAGCCAGGAAGACTGGGAATATGAAGTAGTTGTATCCCCTAAGCTGGTCTGTAGAGGTGTAACCAGTTGGAACTCCTCAAAGCAAAAGGTGAAGCTCAAAGTTCTCAAGTTGCTGGATGGAAGACTGGAAAGCAGTATATTCTGCTTAATaacaaatcaaagacaaaaaaaatcaaagatattaACCTGTTTCTCTGCTGAACTATAATCGTTATTAACAACTGATTATCCCCTAGATTTTCgttacttcattttcttcctccttctgatATAAAACGTCTGCTATGAAAGAAGCAGACGAATGTAAATGTGAACCAAACTGATATTAATCCCATATTTTGATCTCTCAAAAAACACACCTCCACTGAGCAGATCGTTTGTTTCATCTAGGGAGGAATACATGAGATGGAAGGAAGGTCAGTAAATAGTTACTGCTACCAATATCCCTTAGTTTTAGGTAGAATTAGTTGGTGTAGCTGCCCTCATACCCACCTTTGctttaaaatgagtaaaaggaGTGGGTCATGACAAGAGCCTATGAAAGTTtcgaaaagcaaaaatgaaattatgcCAAAGATAGGGGGCAGCTGCTTCACTGGTCCAGCACAGGTATCAATCCACTGGAAAAAACGTAATTTGAAAAGCGCTTTTCTACGTGAAAATCAGTGATGGGAGTTGTTGCCGTTGTGTACCTCTTAGTAACGGCTAACCTAGGATTCCAGGGGCACTTGGCACTTTCTTTTAACCCTCAGCCCTCCTGGAAAAGTGTTACTTTCTACTGACTTCCTTAGAGAAACAGACTTCCTCCGATTTTAGGAACTATTGGAATGCTTTGCTTTCCTTAAAAACGAAATAAACTGGGGCGAAACAAGAAAGCCGCAGAAACTAACACAAAAGTTCAAACTTTGCCGCCTGTGTGCAATCCGGGTTCTCGGCCACGCCTGGGGCGGAAGGGGCGGAGACTCCATGCATCATATGCCAGCGCCGGAAGTTGGTTGAGACACAGCGACGAGCCGTAATCTGGTTAAAGCTCGGAGTGCGAAGTTTCGCCGCGTTACGTGCGTAGGGAATTGGCTGGTTGGGATTTAGAGGTGGGTATTTGGGTTGAAACTGGAAAGACCCTCAAGGTTAAAAAGGCCCGGTATGGAAATCGGGAGAAGCTGGAGTTTGAGGAGTGAATGGTGTTAGTACTTTGGTTTCGTTCAGTTTAGTTTGGCTTTTGGGAGTTACTCTTAACTTCTGTTCGCATGTTTTCCTATTGAGGCATATAGTTTTTTGCTTTCTGCTAAAGTTTGGAAAAACAAGACTTGTGTTAAGTGGAACACGAGCTTTGCAGTCAGATCCCAGTGCCCCTGCCTCTTAGTAGCTGAATAATCCTGCGCAAATTAACTTACAAGGCTgggtttcttcatctgaaaagtaAGGGCAATACCTCCTaggattgttgtaaagattataATGAAATAACATGTGTAAAATGTTATCGTGTCCGGTTTGGGGGTAAGCGCGCAAtacattgtgtttttgtttcgtCCTTTAGCTCTACCTATACAGTTTGAAAAAGTACAGGTTAGGAATTGGGACTTTTTTAGATTTCCCTGAGAAAAAATGAGGTATGGTTGGATTTGCAAGGAGCCCCTTTGAGATACTCAATATTTGAGTCTGTGATTTGATTTCAGACTATCAATGGATACTCAGAAGGACGTTCAACCCCCAAAGCAGCAGCCAATGATATATATCTGCGGAGGTAAGGGCACTTACATACATAAAGTGGGAGTGTTTTACTtcagttttgaaataattacattaCACTTAGTCTTAAACGAGTCTTTAAAGTTACAAAGCAGAACACCAGCAACCCTAAGAAAACCTCTCATTAAGAGTTCATTTACTCACCAAGAAAAAGTGCAGCGCCCactactcttttttctttcctccttaatATGTTGGttgttaaataacaaaagttCAActgagtacattttatttttttttattttttttcttttttctttttatttattttttcaatatatgaaatttattgtcaaattggtttccatacaacacccagtgctcatcccaaaaggtgccctcctcaatacccatcccccaccctcccctccctcccaccccccatcaaccctcaacaactgagtacattttaaagatgtaataGGCTTTATTAATCCATTCATGAATCTGGCAGCATCCTGTCTAGCAAGTAGATGAGACCTCCAAAGggttacagaaaaggaaaggtttttaaaggtagagaggagtggagaaatgaaaattattagcGAAGAATCCTGTGTTTAAGGTAAGGTCACCCTTCTAAGAGGAATGGAAAAATCAGTAAATTTCCTAGCGCTGACAAGGAAATTCCCATATTGACTGGTCAAAGGTTGCGTTTCTGCAGggctgaaactgcagttaggttaggtgtTAGGTCTTGGTTTACTGATTTGGGGCCTCAACCCAAGTGAGGCCATTTGGGGcctgtagtttcctttttaacATGGCCATAGCACCATACTCTTGAGATTGAGTACATTTTAGTGCTTTGGGTGAAAAATACAGTTAAGATAATTTGCTTGTCTGTAATATTTTTCCTCTAGACATTGAATaaacatgctttcttttttagaatgtcacacagaaaatgaaataaaatccagGGATCCAATCAGATGCAGAGAATGTGGATACAGAATAATGTACAAGAAAAGGACTAAAAGATGTATCCTTTTAACTTGTTAAATATGAAGTAGATGGAAGTGAAGAATAATGCTTGGGTTGCTAGTCAAAGACTAATTTCTGGTAAATGGTAATAATTTTTGGTctacttaccaaaaaaaaaagcatgattaggattttcataatcatttttattttcataataattaattCAGATGCATATACTAAATATCTATATACTAGTAGATTTTGGGTCTCATAAGTCTATTTTTCAGGCttctatatttaacttattttacttatactCATTTTTGAGTTTGAGTTCATGGACAAACTAAATTatacaaagagaaatacaaatactgtatatGAATGCTACCTTATGGAAAAAGCGAGGCTTACAAATTGGCCATAAGACTGAGAGTACATTGTTACGTGGTAACTAcaaatgcaatatttttaaaaccagtaaGTTACCTTGCCAACATTGCTTTAGTGTTTTTTGGTGCATTGATCTTTTGTATCATGGAAAGGGGACTAATGaaaattgaaatctttttttgtagttcttttctaGTTGTTATAGTAAATAGTGAGTTCTGttcttttgtgcattttattttattaaagttatttatttaatctctacacccaacgtgggcctcgaactcacaacctgagattaAGCATCACATGCTGTTCCAGCTTAACCAGTTAGGcactcccccctttttttttaagtttatttatttaatctctcttttttgcATTTTAGATCACATAACTAGCAAATAGAAAGTGACTTGGAAGTGTTAatctttcatataatttttaaatatgtgttttgtcCTTAACTCAGTTTAATACAGTGGTGGTTTTTGATGCTCGATGAAACATGGAATTCAGAGGATTATCTTCATTTGTACTTGGACTTGCTGTTAATGTTGTATAGCTTTTGATGAGTGTATTTATCTTTATGAATACAACTACATACACATGATTTcgttttaaaattcatcttgtATTTAGGCATCTATTAATAATgtctataaagaaaaattctttgt
Encoded here:
- the POLR2K gene encoding DNA-directed RNA polymerases I, II, and III subunit RPABC4, which produces MDTQKDVQPPKQQPMIYICGECHTENEIKSRDPIRCRECGYRIMYKKRTKRLVVFDAR